In the genome of Myxococcus stipitatus, one region contains:
- a CDS encoding HAMP domain-containing sensor histidine kinase — protein MRLARKFTLALVLLAVAVIAGLQVIQVRRELERSALDMQHDHRLLGHALAGTISKAWELAGEREALNLLHQSNNFQEQVHLRWVWLDGGPGTPSLVGFPPRLLATLRQGKDGSMVDPEPAPGLLHSYTPVFIGLGVGRRFGAIEITESLGEERQHVFVTVVGTIVATGTITFAFFIVAMAMGRRLVGEPVDQLVQLAHSFGQGDLTARVRLPPKRRGDELTTLANAMNRMGEQLEETRSRLSTETTARLAAVEHLRHADRLTTVGKLASGVAHELGTPLNVVMGRSKMISSGEAEGEEVAECARIITQQTQHMTGIIRQLLDFARRRAPHRAPEEVRDLVARSLSLLKPMASKKSITLVEDVPPDVMLEADGGQVQQVLTNLVMNALQAMNKPGTVSVRAALTRATPPQDVGGPEGSYVRVDVEDEGPGIAPDILGHVFEPFFTTKDVGEGTGLGLSVSYGLVRDHGGWIAVRSELGRGSCFSIYLPSGGDTCQAAS, from the coding sequence GACTCGCCCGCAAGTTCACCCTCGCCCTCGTCCTGCTCGCCGTGGCGGTCATCGCCGGGCTGCAGGTCATCCAGGTTCGCCGTGAGCTGGAGCGCTCGGCGCTGGACATGCAGCACGACCACCGGTTGCTCGGCCACGCGCTCGCGGGGACCATCAGCAAGGCCTGGGAGCTGGCCGGTGAGCGTGAAGCGCTGAACCTGCTGCACCAGTCCAACAACTTCCAGGAGCAGGTCCACCTGCGCTGGGTCTGGTTGGATGGAGGCCCTGGGACTCCGTCACTCGTCGGCTTTCCGCCGCGCCTGCTGGCCACGCTGCGCCAGGGCAAGGACGGCTCCATGGTGGACCCGGAGCCCGCGCCCGGCCTGCTGCACTCGTACACGCCGGTCTTCATCGGCCTGGGGGTCGGCCGACGCTTCGGCGCCATCGAAATCACCGAGTCCCTGGGCGAGGAGCGTCAGCACGTCTTCGTCACCGTGGTGGGCACCATCGTCGCCACGGGCACCATCACCTTCGCGTTCTTCATCGTGGCCATGGCCATGGGCCGGCGGCTCGTCGGCGAGCCGGTGGACCAGCTGGTCCAGCTCGCGCACAGCTTCGGCCAGGGCGACTTGACGGCGCGCGTGCGGCTGCCGCCGAAGCGGCGCGGTGACGAGCTCACCACGCTGGCCAATGCGATGAACCGCATGGGTGAGCAGCTCGAGGAGACTCGCTCGCGGTTGTCGACGGAGACGACGGCGCGACTGGCCGCGGTGGAGCACTTGCGGCACGCGGACCGGCTCACCACGGTGGGCAAGCTCGCTTCAGGTGTGGCGCACGAGTTGGGCACGCCGCTCAACGTCGTGATGGGCCGCTCGAAGATGATCTCCTCCGGGGAAGCGGAGGGGGAAGAGGTCGCCGAGTGCGCGCGCATCATCACCCAGCAGACCCAGCACATGACGGGCATCATCCGGCAGTTGCTCGACTTCGCGCGGCGGCGCGCTCCGCACCGGGCGCCGGAGGAGGTGCGAGACCTGGTGGCGCGCTCGCTGAGCCTGCTCAAGCCCATGGCCTCGAAGAAGAGCATCACCCTGGTGGAAGACGTGCCGCCAGATGTCATGCTGGAGGCGGATGGAGGACAGGTGCAGCAGGTGCTGACGAACCTGGTGATGAACGCCTTGCAGGCCATGAACAAGCCGGGGACGGTGAGCGTGCGCGCGGCCCTCACCCGGGCGACACCGCCCCAGGACGTCGGCGGACCCGAGGGCAGCTACGTGCGGGTCGACGTGGAGGACGAGGGCCCTGGCATCGCCCCGGACATCCTGGGGCACGTGTTCGAGCCGTTCTTCACCACGAAGGACGTGGGCGAGGGCACGGGGCTGGGGCTGTCCGTGTCCTACGGTCTGGTGAGAGACCATGGCGGCTGGATTGCCGTGCGCAGCGAGCTGGGACGCGGTAGCTGCTTTTCCATCTACCTGCCAAGCGGAGGGGACACATGCCAGGCCGCGTCCTGA